One genomic segment of Theobroma cacao cultivar B97-61/B2 chromosome 6, Criollo_cocoa_genome_V2, whole genome shotgun sequence includes these proteins:
- the LOC18597354 gene encoding serine/threonine-protein kinase D6PKL2: protein MASKSGAKISPKQQLKTSSVQSGEADEPKPLPSKVSKTNKSELVTPEHLLKLVETAPKKVVAEIYENKRSPILNQNGSVESLTTKFESSSSSPCVEQASKEVDSSINETRDSPSVSVDQEKKTSEYGSVKNSSVSAKVSDGTSTLAKTSGSAKISDRLDYVESGKSSMCRGSTSSDVSDESTCSSFSSSINKPHKANDLRWEAIQAVRARDGVLGLSRFRLLKRLGCGDIGSVYLSELSGTKCYFAMKVMDKASLASRKKLLRAQTEREILQSLDHPFLPTLYTHFETEKFSCLVMEFCPGGDLHTLRQKQPGKHFPEQAVKFYVAEVLLALEYLHMLGIIYRDLKPENVLVREDGHIMLSDFDLSLRCAVSPTLVKTSSLESEPLRKNPVYCVQPACIEPSCIQPSCVAPTTCFSPRLFSSKSKKDRKPKNEIGNQVSPLPELIAEPTDARSMSFVGTHEYLAPEIIKGEGHGSAVDWWTFGIFLYELLYGKTPFKGSGNRATLFNVVGQPLRFPESPVVSFAARDLIRGLLVKEPQHRLAYKRGATEIKQHPFFEGVNWALIRCATPPEIPKPVELERVPAPPASTSEKVAANVAAAYDQKGSDNYLEFDFF, encoded by the exons ATGGCCTCAAAATCTGGTGCTAAAATTTCTCCTAAACAACAACTGAAGACAAGCAGTGTACAAAGTGGAGAAGCAGATGAGCCAAAGCCTTTACCCTCGAAGGTTTCCAAGACAAACAAATCTGAGCTGGTTACTCCCGAACACCTCCTCAAATTGGTAGAAACTGCACCAAAGAAAGTTGTGGCAgagatttatgaaaataaaaggtcaccaattttaaatcaaaatggTTCTGTTGAATCTTTGACTACTAAGTTTGAATCAAGCTCATCATCACCATGTGTTGAACAAGCATCAAAAGAAGTAGATTCTTCCATTAATGAGACTAGAGATTCACCTTCTGTTTCTGTTGATCAAGAGAAGAAAACATCCGAGTATGGAAGTGTTAAAAACAGTTCAGTATCTGCCAAAGTTAGCGATGGGACCAGTACTCTTGCCAAGACTAGTGGAAGTGCCAAGATTAGTGACCGTCTTGATTATGTTGAGAGTGGCAAGAGCAGCATGTGCAGAGGCAGCACAAGCAGTGATGTGAGTGATGAAAGCACATGCAGCAGCTTTAGTAGCAGTATAAATAAGCCTCACAAAGCGAATGACTTGAGGTGGGAAGCTATCCAGGCTGTCAGGGCAAGAGATGGGGTTCTAGGTTTGAGCCGTTTTAGACTGCTAAAGAGGTTGGGTTGTGGGGACATTGGGAGTGTCTATCTGTCAGAATTGAGTGGAACTAAGTGTTATTTTGCAATGAAGGTTATGGACAAAGCATCTTTAGCTAGTCGTAAAAAGCTGCTTCGGGCTCAAACAGAAAGAGAGATCCTGCAATCTCTTGACCATCCTTTCCTTCCTACACTTTACACACACTTTGAGACGGAGAAGTTCTCCTGTTTGGTAATGGAGTTCTGCCCTGGTGGAGATTTGCACACCCTTAGGCAGAAGCAGCCAGGGAAACATTTTCCAGAGCAGGCAGTAAA GTTTTATGTAGCAGAGGTCTTGCTAGCATTGGAATATCTCCATATGCTTGGTATCATCTATCGTGACCTTAAGCCAGAAAATGTTCTTGTGAGAGAAGATGGTCATATAATGCTCTCTGATTTTGATCTTTCCCTTCGTTGCGCTGTCAGCCCAACTCTTGTCAAGACATCTTCTCTTGAATCAGAGCCATTAAGGAAGAACCCTGTTTACTGTGTCCAACCTGCTTGCATTGAACCTTCCTGCATTCAGCCATCATGCGTTGCTCCAACAACATGCTTTTCTCCCCGTCTCTTTTCTAGCAAGTCCAAGAAAGACCGCAAGCCCAAAAATGAAATTGGAAATCAAGTCAGCCCGTTACCTGAGCTCATAGCAGAGCCAACCGATGCCCGTTCAATGTCATTTGTTGGGACCCATGAATACTTGGCACCTGAGATCATCAAGGGTGAGGGTCATGGAAGTGCTGTTGATTGGTGGACTTTTGGAATCTTCCTCTATGAACTCTTGTATGGTAAAACTCCTTTTAAGGGATCTGGGAACCGGGCGACGTTGTTTAATGTCGTAGGACAGCCTCTTCGGTTTCCAGAATCACCAGTTGTCAGTTTTGCAGCAAGAGACCTCATAAGGGGGCTGCTTGTAAAGGAACCACAACATAGATTGGCATATAAACGAGGGGCAACTGAGATTAAGCAACATCCCTTCTTTGAAGGTGTGAATTGGGCATTGATTCGATGTGCTACCCCACCTGAGATTCCAAAGCCAGTTGAGCTTGAACGTGTACCAGCTCCACCAGCATCGACAAGTGAAAAGGTTGCAGCCAATGTTGCAGCTGCTTATGATCAGAAAGGTTCTGACAATTATCTGGAGTTTGATTTCTTTTAG
- the LOC18597353 gene encoding U-box domain-containing protein 35 has product MSTPWTETNVAAAQTCRFSSSASEIEEEEEEDGNFSSELFEINHGEGLASIKEEDASSLFSFDVNNAEDIVYVAVGKSESSIDALSWTLSHFVSTSSVLYLIHVFPEIHHIPSPLGMLPKSKVSPAQVENYMAQERGKRRELLQKFLNICSASKVKVDTMLIESDMVAKAILDLIPILNIRKLVVGTSNCSPRKLKSRRGFGIADQIFQNAPDTCEVKVVCEGKEVIISQMIGPPSPSAGNEDNFKALQKADHNNDSFSCMCFRPKF; this is encoded by the exons ATGTCGACACCCTGGACGGAAACCAACGTCGCTGCCGCTCAAACTTGCCGGTTCTCCAGCAGTGCAAGCGAGATagaggaagaggaagaggaagatGGAAATTTTTCAAGTGAATTGTTTGAGATAAACCATGGGGAGGGTTTGGCGTCGATCAAAGAAGAAGATGCGAGcagtttgttttcttttgatgTTAATAACGCAGAGGATATCGTATACGTAGCGGTGGGTAAGAGCGAGTCAAGCATAGATGCCCTGTCTTGGACGCTGTCCCATTTTGTCAGTACATCCAGCGTCCTCTATCTCATACACGTGTTTCCGGAGATTCACCACATTCCTTCTCCAT TGGGAATGCTGCCAAAGAGCAAAGTAAGTCCAGCACAAGTGGAGAACTACATGGCGCAAGAAAGAGGGAAGAGGAGAGAACTCCTTCAAAAGTTTCTTAATATCTGCTCCGCTTCCAAG GTTAAGGTGGATACCATGCTTATTGAAAGTGATATGGTTGCAAAGGCCATACTGGATCTAATTCCTATTCTAAACATCAGAAAGCTAGTGGTTGGAACCAGCAATTGCAGTCCGAG GAAATTGAAGTCGAGGAGGGGCTTTGGGATAGCTGATCAGATATTCCAGAATGCACCAGATACTTGCGAGGTTAAGGTGGTATGTGAAGGAAAAGAGGTAATAATTAGCCAAATGATTGGACCGCCGTCTCCATCAGCTGGCAACGAAGACAACTTCAAGGCCTTGCAGAAAGCTGATCACAACAATGATTCTTTTTCGTGCATGTGTTTCAGACCCAAATTCTAG